The following DNA comes from Mucilaginibacter jinjuensis.
TGAATCGACAGAATTTGTGATTGATAATAATGCGCTGGCTAAACTCACTATTCCATCTATCATTCACTACTACCATAACCAACGCGCCAATACCCCGGCTGAGTTAGCAGCTGATAAGCAAGTCCTCCTCTTCGGCAGTAACGAACGGGTTGATATGCACGGTGGCTGGTGCGATGCCTCGGGCGATGTAAGTAAATATTTCTCGCATCTGGCTTATGCCAACTTTGTATCGCCGCAGCAAATTCCGCTGGTTACCTGGTCGATGGTAAATACCGCTGAGCGTTTGCCTAAGCTCATGGCAGATTTAAAAGTTCAGGATTCGATCCGCAATGAAGCTTTGTACGGCGCCGATTATATGATGCGGGCACTTTCGAAAGAAGGCTATTTCCGCATGATTGTCTTCAGTTATTTTAATAAGAACCCAGATGCCCGTCGCGTAGTTGGCCTGCATGCCAATAGCGTTACTACTGATGAATATCAATGTGCCTATCGCGAGGGCGGAGGCATGGCCATCGCCGCACTGGCCCGCATTGCCCGCTGGACTAAGCATGGTGATTACACCCAGCAGCAATACCTTGCTGCGGCTAAACGTGCCTTTGCCCACCTGCAAAAAAATAACCTGAAATATGATGACGACCACAAAGAAAACATCATAGACGACTACTGCGCCCTGATGGCTGCCACCGAATTATGGACAAGCACCAACGATCCGCAATATCGAAATGAAGCCCGCAAACGTGCCGGTAACATCAGCAAGCGCCTAAGCCCCGCCGGTTATTTTATTGCTGATGACGGTACACGCCCTTTCTGGCACGCTGCCGATGCCGGTCTACCAATTGTTGCTTTATGCCGTTACTTAAATAAGGAAGCAGACCCGGCCTTGCGCAATAAGACAATTACTGTAATTAGAAAAGCCCTGGAATACAACCTGCACGTGACGAATGATGTGAGCAACCCATTCGGTTATGCACGGCAAACTTTCAGAATTAAGGACGAAATTAAGGAAGGTTTCTTCATCCCGCATGAAAATGAAACCGGCTGGTGGTGGCAGGGCGAGAATGCCCGCTTAGGTTCATTAGCTACTGCGGCTATTGAAGGCAGCAAAATCCTTTACGCCGCCGATCATAACCAGGCCCGCAAAGATTCGCTGGCGGTGTATGCCTCGCAGCAGCTCTCCTGGATACTGGGCTGCAACCCTTATGCCATGTGCTTTATGTACCAGTTTGGGAAAAACAATGTGCCTTATATGAGCTCTAACTTTGGCCACGGTTCGCAGCGCGGCGGGATCTCTAACGGTATCACCGGTAAAGAAGGCAATCCCGATGGCAGCGGAATCGACTTTAAAAAAGAAGACAAAGGCGACGAATGGCGCTGGACCGAGCAATGGTTACCACATGCCGCATGGTTTTTAGATGCGGTTACGGCGATGAGTGTGGATTAAGTTATAAAACTATTACCGTCATTGCGAGGTACGAAGCAATCCCCGATAAGCAGAGCCGCTCTGTATAGTTCGCGATTGCTTCGTACCTCGCAATGACGGTATAGTGTGTGCCTTCAAAAGAGCGTTGTCATGCTGAGGCACTCGAAGCATAAGCGTCGGTCTGTAAAGCATACAAGAATATTGTAGAGGCCATCCCACCATGCTTCGAGTACCTCAGCATGACATCCTCCCTTACTTATAAAGCAAACAAGAATTACCCCGCAATATACTTACCCACAAAAGGCACCTTATTCAGCAACCATATCGTAAATACCGAAAGCATAACGCACAACACAGCCGTAAGCGGTATACTAATTACAGGTGCGTAAAGCTTATAACTAATGTTTCCCCATAAATCGAGCAGGTACAAAAACAAAGCGTGGCACAGGTAAACGCCGTAAGCATACTTGCCTGTAAAATCGCGGATGGTTACCAGAAATCCGGGCAGTGCAATTGAACTTTGTTTGAAGAAGATAAAAATGCTTGCCGATAAGCACACTATAAACGGGCCAAGCGGTTCGTAAAACACCGTGGTGGTATAATTATGTAACGTAACTAAATAAGTGCCGACTGAAATAACAGCTACCAAAACCACAAAGGCCAACAGCATTAACGGTTTTAAATGCTTTTGCTGAAACTCTTTATTCGCCAGGTAATACCCTAAAACTAAATAACCCAAATAACCCTCGAAGTAACGGAACTCAACAGCTGGCTTAAAGCGCGATAGATAAGGTTGTTCGAGTAACATAATCACCAGCCATAACGCTAAAAAATATTGAATCTCGCGCTCGGTAGCCGCTTTTATGAACTTGTTGATAACCGGCATAAACAGATACAGGCCAATTAACATGTACACATACCATAAATGGTAAGAGCTGCCAAATTTCAGCTGGTGTAATACCAGTTTTATGTTAGCCCAGGTATCGTTATCAAAGCTGATCTCTTCATTATACCAGGAGTAGCCGATAAAAATTAAGCTCCAGAATAAAAAGGGGGTAACTATGCGGCTTAATCGCTTTTTTAGGAAATCGCCCAGTTCATAATCCTTGCCAAGATTAAGTGCCCCGGTAATCATCACAAAAACCGGTACTGCAAAACGCACTAAGGCGTTAAACACATCTGCCGTAAACCAATCGCCCAGTGGTACTTTCCCGTATAGCGATAGCAGTACGGCACTTGCATGCAGCATTACCACGGCAATTAATGATACGAAGCGCAGGTTACTAATCCACCCGATATTTTGAGGTTTGGGGACTGACATCCGTCAAATATAATCACAGATCGGTAATCATCTGCTAATGTATCTCCCGGTAAAAAGCTTTTACGGCACTGGCCATATCGGGCGCTAAGTTAATGGCCGATGATACGGCGATGCCATCAATAGTCCCGGTACTTAATAAGGGTTCAACATCTGTTAATTTGATGCCACCTACAGCAATTACCGGAATATTTAGCCTCAACGTTTCCAGTTCACGATAGCCATTGAAGCCCAGTAAGGGTTTATCGTGGTTTCTGGTGGTAGTGCTGGCAAATGGACCATATCCGCAGTAATCAACAACATCGGTATTTTGTAAAGCTAAAATCTGTTCCTGACTATAAGCCGATGCACCTAATGTTTTCTCATCCGTTATCACTTCGCGGATGGTAGCAAAATCAGCATCCGGGTCTTCAATATGTACGCCTTGGGCATCAACCCGGTCTAATAAATGATAGTGATTGGTGAGAATCAGCGTAGCCCCCCAATCATCACAAATGGATGCGATGTGATGAATCTCTTCAATCAACTCATCTTCCGGTTTGGTTAGGCAACGGTACTGGATCCAGTTAGCCCCATTCTCGCAGGCAATCTGCACCTGCTCAATATGCGAACGATTGGGCAAATCCTGGGTAAGGTAATGGAAGCGGGATATGTATTTTCTCATAGAAAAAGAGTCCGGAGGTCGGGAAAGTCCGAGGGTTCGGGAAGCAAAGATAGTCTTTAGTCCGAAAGTCGGGAAAGTGAGGAAGTCCGAAAGAAAAACTGCAAGACAACACAAGGATCAAATAAAAAAGTCCGAAAGCAAACCCAATTTGGCTCCTGCTTTCGGACTTTTCCGACTTCCCGTCTTCCGGACTTATCGTTTAATCAACTCTGCAATCGGTTTGCCGATGCAGCCATCAGGCATTTGAAGGTGCAGTATGGCTGCAAGCGTAGCCGAAATATCTGTCATGTGGGTTTCGCGGTTTAACGCGCCATGTTGTACGCCCCAGCCCATAAATACCAATGGGATGTGGGTATCATACGGTGTCCAGGTGCCGTGGGTTGTGCCTGTAGCGTTAGGGCTGCCGCCATAATAGCCTGGTTTTAATATTACCTGTATAGCGCCGCTGTAATCTTTATTGTAACCGTTAATAACGCGGGTTTTAATCCACTCAGGTAAACCGGCTTGCTCTACATTGCGTGAGTTAACCGCATATAAAACGCCCAGCTGGGTGCTTAAAAAACCAAGGCTTTCGGCAATAATAGCGTCGGTGCTTAACCCTTTGTTTTTGATCAATACGTTGTTGAAGTTGATCATATAGTTATTGGCATCCAATACTAAACCTTTGGTATCAAATTTCTTTTCAAGGAAGGCATTCAGATCACGGGCCATAGCACCCGGACTAACATAGCCTGCAGGTACACCATGATCCTGTAAGAATTTCGGGTTGTGTGCAGCACCATGGTCGGCGGTTAAAAATGCGGTATAGTTGCCTTTACCAATTTTAGCATCCAGGTAGCTGAAGAAAGCAGCCAGATCTTTATCTAAACGCAGGTAAACATCTTCGGTCTCAACGGCGTTAGGGCCAAACTGGTGACCAACATAATCGGTAGAAGAAAGACTCAGGGCAAGAAAATCGGTAACTGAGTTTTGACCCAGTTTTTCGCTTTCAATCGCTTGTTCAGCAAAATCAATGCTCAGGCTGATACCGTAAGGAGAGCTGCGGATTGCGCTGTTACCATTGTTTTCTTTTTTGCTGATCACCGATAAATCATGCGGGAATACCGGTGATGTTTCGCCACGGTATTTACCTTCGTAAGGTGAGTTATCGGGGTTGCTTTGTACGTAAGTATCAATCGGATACAAAGTGTTCCATTTCTGGCTTAAATATTTTTGCAGTTTGCCGCTGGCGTTAAAGCTTTTAACCCAGGCAGGCAAATCGTTCATGTAATAAGTACTGGTAATGAAGTTT
Coding sequences within:
- a CDS encoding glycoside hydrolase family 9 protein; amino-acid sequence: MKILKSALVVFCLLSSLRSLASPEIFVNQVAFDSKSPKIAVVGLDEKLTRKSVFNLVNTTTNQTVFTGVLSGPMQVDDWTPGKFYYYADFSSIQLKGKYKITISIANAPYESTEFVIDNNALAKLTIPSIIHYYHNQRANTPAELAADKQVLLFGSNERVDMHGGWCDASGDVSKYFSHLAYANFVSPQQIPLVTWSMVNTAERLPKLMADLKVQDSIRNEALYGADYMMRALSKEGYFRMIVFSYFNKNPDARRVVGLHANSVTTDEYQCAYREGGGMAIAALARIARWTKHGDYTQQQYLAAAKRAFAHLQKNNLKYDDDHKENIIDDYCALMAATELWTSTNDPQYRNEARKRAGNISKRLSPAGYFIADDGTRPFWHAADAGLPIVALCRYLNKEADPALRNKTITVIRKALEYNLHVTNDVSNPFGYARQTFRIKDEIKEGFFIPHENETGWWWQGENARLGSLATAAIEGSKILYAADHNQARKDSLAVYASQQLSWILGCNPYAMCFMYQFGKNNVPYMSSNFGHGSQRGGISNGITGKEGNPDGSGIDFKKEDKGDEWRWTEQWLPHAAWFLDAVTAMSVD
- a CDS encoding acyltransferase; the encoded protein is MSVPKPQNIGWISNLRFVSLIAVVMLHASAVLLSLYGKVPLGDWFTADVFNALVRFAVPVFVMITGALNLGKDYELGDFLKKRLSRIVTPFLFWSLIFIGYSWYNEEISFDNDTWANIKLVLHQLKFGSSYHLWYVYMLIGLYLFMPVINKFIKAATEREIQYFLALWLVIMLLEQPYLSRFKPAVEFRYFEGYLGYLVLGYYLANKEFQQKHLKPLMLLAFVVLVAVISVGTYLVTLHNYTTTVFYEPLGPFIVCLSASIFIFFKQSSIALPGFLVTIRDFTGKYAYGVYLCHALFLYLLDLWGNISYKLYAPVISIPLTAVLCVMLSVFTIWLLNKVPFVGKYIAG
- a CDS encoding thiamine phosphate synthase, with protein sequence MRKYISRFHYLTQDLPNRSHIEQVQIACENGANWIQYRCLTKPEDELIEEIHHIASICDDWGATLILTNHYHLLDRVDAQGVHIEDPDADFATIREVITDEKTLGASAYSQEQILALQNTDVVDYCGYGPFASTTTRNHDKPLLGFNGYRELETLRLNIPVIAVGGIKLTDVEPLLSTGTIDGIAVSSAINLAPDMASAVKAFYREIH
- the pafA gene encoding alkaline phosphatase PafA, coding for MKIKHFVLGFLVLAGASASAQTRKKAAAPAAASTSLAHPKLVVGIVIDQMRWDYLYRYYDRYQAGGLKRMLNEGFTCENTQIDYLPTETGPGHSCIYSGSVPAIHGIASNDYIEQATGRHMYCAGDTTVQSVGTTSTAGQMSPRNLQVTTITDELRLGTNFRSKVIGVSLKDRGAILPAGHTANAAYWFDDASGNFITSTYYMNDLPAWVKSFNASGKLQKYLSQKWNTLYPIDTYVQSNPDNSPYEGKYRGETSPVFPHDLSVISKKENNGNSAIRSSPYGISLSIDFAEQAIESEKLGQNSVTDFLALSLSSTDYVGHQFGPNAVETEDVYLRLDKDLAAFFSYLDAKIGKGNYTAFLTADHGAAHNPKFLQDHGVPAGYVSPGAMARDLNAFLEKKFDTKGLVLDANNYMINFNNVLIKNKGLSTDAIIAESLGFLSTQLGVLYAVNSRNVEQAGLPEWIKTRVINGYNKDYSGAIQVILKPGYYGGSPNATGTTHGTWTPYDTHIPLVFMGWGVQHGALNRETHMTDISATLAAILHLQMPDGCIGKPIAELIKR